AACATATCTTTAACGAAAACAAATACCACctgaatatgtacatacacatatataacgcagcataaaattgaaaaagagaaatcTGGCACAAATGCCTTTCACTCCATTTGATGCGTTACAAAACTGTGCTTCAAAAATAATTGATACAAACGAATCAAATAAAAGCAGCTGCAAGGAGATGACAAAAGCTGCCAATATACCTACAAATAGCCGCTCATATTTTgatgcctccttttttcttctactaaGGACGGGCGTGCACACACCAGGAGAGGATTACCCAATCTGGTGAGCAAACCCCCCGCCAGCTAATTCTCAATTTTGCAATTCCACAAACCATCATTCAGGTAATGTATATTTTCTATGCAGATATCCTTGTTGACCTCCACgctaaaaaggaaacaaaaaaaagtttatgtATGATGGGTACAAATGGTTTGCGAAAAGGGACATAGTCGCATTCTCTCTTATCCGTACATTTCCTTTGATGACATGGTAGTTATTCCTATGGCACACGCGAATTCTTTGTCCTCCGCTCGAATTTGCTAcgataaaaaagggggaaaaaaatggaactcaCAGGAAGGTGCTGAGAAACGCGCCTGTTTCACTATATGCTCTtccatacatgtacatacatattgttgctgtatgcacatgtatcCTTACAACCACCGTGTTCGATTCCACGTCGTCTAGCCTTCCACCGGGGGATGTAACTCCTGGACACATTATATTCGACCCACGTAGGACGTTTTTTATTGCTCCCTTGTCAACTTGTATCTGTGGCATCATGAAGGGGTCTACACGGGGGGGCATATATATGAGCATACGGATATGTACAAGCAGGAGCAGTAAGAAGTAGAGCCTACAATGAGGGTCTACGCGGTGGGGGACTCGGAGCGAATTCTATAAAAACGCACGCGTAGGGattcatataattttttatgcgCCCCGtaagtggtaaaaaaaaaaactcgaTTTGCTTCTCACATTTGTGCACTAATTTTAAGTTGGGCATCCAAGGACCATTccttatttgaaaaaagagcAACTCATTGTTCCCAATAATTACAGTCACGTGGTTTATGCtataaaaaggtaaaaggtAGCGGAGGGTGGATGGACTAACATACACTTGTTGCGTTTGCACGTGTACGGTCCATTGGGGTAAgttaataacaataaaaaatataaaaaaatgaacaaagtgGTGGTGGCCATTTTGATaacctcccccttttttagtACCATTTTCCTAAAAACAGGGATCCCTTTTTGGGAAATATATCCTCAATGAAATCTTCTAATTTAGGGTATTGCTTTAAAATCttcaggggaaaaaagagttTAATTTATGTGTAAGTTTTGCCTCTAAAGGGGTGCACGATGGGACGGTTGTGCGGAGGGGAATCCGCAGGACATCACGTACAACGAGTACGGATAGAACCACCATGAGGGCTCCATAAAACTGGGTTATAACTAATTTAGAAGCACAGGTAGGCGCCCAACTATGTTGTTAGATCCGCGTCAACATATCTTCCCCGCAGAATGTCCAATTCTGCGGTCCAACTAAAACGTTGCAAGCGCAgttgctcttttttccttctttcgaCAGAGCCAAAAGAGAACGTACCGTTGCTTTGATACTCCTCTGAACTGAGGACTTCATCAAATTCTGCGAGGAAATATTGTCAGCACAGAATCCCTTCATCGTTTAAAAAGTATTTGTTATGGCTTCTATGCAGAGTTTAGCAGCAGGCCCAAGTTTTATAAATGGCACAACTTGGCGCGCACGAAAacgtaaaaaagtaaaaagttaTCATAAAGTGATCCCACACTATTGTAAACTATCGTTAACTGTCGTTAACTGCCGCTAACTATGGCCGACTTTCTCGAACTTTTTTCAAACTCCCTGCGActgcttaaattttttcttaccccTGAAACACGTTAGAATAATTTAATCTCCCAAGAAAACGTGTCATAACCccacagaaaataaaaaaattcgtgTTAATTATCAGATCAGCGGACGGAGATTGTTGGGGGTGGTGATCACCTACTGCAGCTATACTGTTACTACTTTGTATAACTTCTTGGGAACAGTCGCTTCGAACGCAGTGCCcatcgtattttttttttaaaaagggggaagcagtAATTGTTCACTCTGCACAAACATACACAGTATGTACATTAGTTAACAATCCCTGACATGTTCGCAGAGGAAATGAATGAGAAACGCTAAATATGTTTTAACATAAcctaattaaaaaaagaaaaattcttaaaaatggtacaaaaaaaaaaagcgaaaggaaaagaaatataaaaaatgtaaaaggagTTGCATGTAAAACCTGCACGATTcagggggaagcaaaaaaaagtgagcatGTGAAGGGTCCTCGCCTCTCGAGTAGGTGTATTAATGTCCGCCCCCATATGACACATACGTACAGTGTGTACGGAGGGTCCCACTTTTTATAAACCCTCAGTATGGCTCCCGGGCTGCATTAAAGCGTGTACTGAAAAGGCGTATTGAAAGACCACCGCGAGGGGGAGAATATCCTCCCCTATCTAATTATTCATTTCGCTATTTAATAAATtaacaccaaaaaaaaagaaggcaaaatggggaaaaatagtGAAAAACGAAcaggcaaaaatggaaaatgcgTAATACGcaaacacacacacttttttgttcacgTGTGGGCATCTTTCCTGCGCAAGGGGGACGTACTAAAAATTgcgaatttaaaaagggggcaaagTGGCGCAGAGAAATGGCGAACGACGAAGAGACGATCTCTTGCAGAATCGCTCGAGGCattaaaaatgagcaaagtGATGTTACAAAAAACACAAGCACACAAATATctgaatggaaaaaatatggttATAGCGATAaaataatcaaaaaaaaacaaaggggaaacacacaaaaaagagaatggGCTAGGTAACGAATGCTGCAATGACTTAATAAACGTACGCGTCTATGCAATTGTGCCCATCCATACATATAAGCTTGCAGATGCGcggggggaaaggaacatAATTTGTCACCTTATCCCCCTCTTCACTCACGCGTTGTCTTCGCTGGCGCTTTGCTTTTCTTCACTGATATTTTCATCAGagttcttttcattttcttcattttgttcatgcTCACTGTGGTTATCATTACCCTTGCCATTGTCGTTGCTGCTTCCGCTGTCACTTCCGTTTCCACTCCCATTTCCGCTTCCGTCGCAAATACTGT
The Plasmodium coatneyi strain Hackeri chromosome 10, complete sequence DNA segment above includes these coding regions:
- a CDS encoding Cell cycle regulator protein; the encoded protein is MKGFCADNISSQNLMKSSVQRSIKATILKQYPKLEDFIEDIFPKKGSLFLGKCINHVTVIIGNNELLFFQIRNGPWMPNLKLVHKYPFMMPQIQVDKGAIKNVLRGSNIMCPGVTSPGGRLDDVESNTVVQIRAEDKEFACAIGITTMSSKEIVEVNKDICIENIHYLNDGLWNCKIEN